A genomic stretch from candidate division WOR-3 bacterium includes:
- a CDS encoding CotH kinase family protein → MVAAVAIAGFYDLNQINEIRLYFDQPNWDEILDSLYAAGEEGRLIGDAVINGRRFDSVGVRYKGKSSYNPARRKNPFNIKLDYIIAGQTIEGHGTLRLANVYKDPSFVREVLSYEIARNYMPAGRANFTNIYVNDTLIGLYTNCEDVDKLFMRTNFYCDENARFKGQMKDSVPMIVWKYLGQESTPYLGYYELESDSGWNQLINFLDTLNNHTLHTEQVLNVDQHLWMLAFDILMVNLDAPINMPQNFYLYRDASARFNPIIWDLNENFGAFRDLVGTGQLTLSQMQQLNPFLRLNDPNYPIVSKILSNPRYRRMFVAHMKSIISDWFANNRYQERAEEIQGLIDSYVRADPNKFYTYNDFLNNITRSVGSGPLAIVGLTELMNPRVNFLLSLPDFQAPAPVIEDVFCSPAQPAPNTTVDFSARVTGSDSVFLNYRQNPGLKFYRTRMFDDGQHNDGAAGDGVYGVSVRLGTGECHYYIYAENSSAGSFYPERAEHEFLVLPVAGQVVINEIMADNVRTVQDPNGEYDDWIEFYNNSSAPVNLDGYLLSDDSLDFAKWSFPDVVIPAQGYLVVWADNDLSQPGLHCNFQLNRQGEQVLFSDPDGRRLDWVVFGPQSADISFGRYPNGTGQFILMDPTFMRENASGIGMNEQVAVERCRFFQGAFPNPFQNATVLCYILSVNAEVELKVFDVSGRQVWVSKENLPRGTYTVKFPYEQVIPAGVYFAHLQVRYNVRNEVFSENLKLILTK, encoded by the coding sequence ATGGTTGCGGCGGTGGCAATAGCAGGGTTTTATGACCTGAACCAGATTAATGAAATCAGGCTTTATTTTGACCAGCCCAACTGGGATGAGATCCTTGACAGCCTTTATGCTGCGGGTGAGGAGGGCAGGCTGATTGGTGATGCGGTTATTAACGGCAGGCGGTTTGACTCGGTGGGGGTGAGATACAAGGGCAAAAGTTCCTATAACCCGGCGCGGCGCAAGAACCCGTTCAATATCAAACTTGATTATATCATTGCCGGTCAGACAATTGAAGGGCATGGCACGCTCAGGCTTGCCAATGTTTATAAAGACCCGAGCTTTGTGCGCGAGGTTTTGAGTTATGAGATTGCCCGCAACTATATGCCCGCAGGGAGAGCTAACTTTACCAACATCTATGTCAATGACACCCTTATCGGACTTTATACCAACTGTGAGGATGTAGACAAACTTTTTATGCGCACCAATTTTTACTGCGATGAGAACGCCCGGTTCAAAGGGCAGATGAAGGACAGCGTGCCGATGATTGTCTGGAAGTATCTGGGTCAGGAATCAACCCCATACCTTGGCTATTACGAACTGGAGTCAGACTCGGGCTGGAATCAACTGATCAACTTCCTTGATACGCTCAACAATCATACCCTGCATACCGAACAGGTGTTAAATGTTGACCAGCATCTCTGGATGCTCGCATTTGACATTTTAATGGTCAACCTTGATGCACCGATAAATATGCCCCAGAACTTCTATCTTTACCGAGATGCCTCAGCCCGGTTCAATCCCATTATCTGGGATTTGAATGAGAACTTCGGCGCATTTCGCGACCTTGTTGGCACCGGTCAGTTGACCTTAAGCCAGATGCAGCAACTCAACCCTTTTCTGCGTCTGAACGACCCGAATTATCCGATTGTCAGCAAGATTTTATCAAATCCAAGGTATCGGAGGATGTTTGTGGCACATATGAAAAGCATCATCAGCGACTGGTTTGCCAACAACCGCTATCAGGAACGGGCAGAGGAGATTCAGGGGTTGATTGACTCTTATGTTCGTGCCGACCCGAACAAGTTTTATACCTATAATGACTTCTTGAACAATATCACCCGTTCGGTTGGTTCAGGCCCTTTAGCGATTGTGGGCTTGACGGAACTGATGAACCCAAGGGTCAATTTTCTCCTTTCTTTGCCTGATTTTCAGGCACCGGCACCGGTGATTGAGGATGTTTTTTGTTCACCTGCGCAGCCCGCACCCAATACCACGGTTGATTTCTCTGCACGGGTCACGGGTTCAGATTCGGTCTTTCTCAATTACCGGCAGAACCCCGGGCTCAAATTTTACCGGACGCGAATGTTTGACGATGGTCAGCACAATGATGGCGCTGCTGGTGATGGTGTTTATGGCGTTTCGGTGCGGTTGGGTACAGGCGAGTGTCATTATTATATTTATGCGGAAAACTCTTCTGCGGGTTCGTTCTATCCTGAGCGTGCCGAGCATGAGTTTCTGGTTCTGCCGGTCGCTGGTCAGGTGGTTATTAACGAAATTATGGCAGACAATGTCAGGACGGTTCAGGACCCTAATGGCGAATACGATGACTGGATTGAATTCTATAATAACAGTTCTGCGCCGGTGAACCTTGACGGCTATCTTCTGAGCGATGACTCGCTTGATTTTGCCAAGTGGAGTTTCCCTGATGTTGTAATTCCAGCTCAGGGTTATCTGGTGGTCTGGGCTGATAATGATTTGAGCCAGCCCGGTCTGCACTGCAACTTCCAGTTAAACAGACAGGGCGAGCAGGTTCTTTTTTCTGACCCGGATGGACGCAGGCTCGACTGGGTTGTTTTCGGACCGCAGAGTGCAGACATCAGTTTCGGTCGTTACCCCAATGGGACAGGACAGTTTATCCTCATGGACCCAACATTTATGAGAGAGAATGCAAGTGGCATCGGCATGAACGAACAAGTAGCGGTTGAGCGGTGCAGATTTTTTCAGGGCGCATTTCCCAATCCGTTTCAAAATGCAACTGTTTTATGCTATATTTTGTCTGTGAATGCGGAGGTTGAACTGAAAGTTTTTGATGTCAGCGGCAGGCAGGTGTGGGTATCAAAAGAAAATTTGCCAAGAGGGACATATACGGTAAAATTCCCCTATGAACAGGTTATTCCTGCTGGGGTTTATTTTGCCCATCTGCAGGTGAGATATAATGTTCGGAACGAGGTTTTCAGTGAAAACCTGAAACTAATTTTAACAAAGTAA
- a CDS encoding lamin tail domain-containing protein → MKERIFQMVLLSILVIAGGCGAESAAPVKAPLAGIIFINEFMASNRKTVADEAGDFDDWVELYNDADSAVHLRAMYLTDDLGVPMKWAFPDTFIPAKGYLLIWCDGEFKEGKLHTSFKLNASGEQIGLYWTDGNRLGIVDTLTYPLQARDTSFGRLPDGGQWTFMTVPTPGEANSSGISDYQGVLFINEFMASNQTTIADEVGDYDDWIEIYNAGDSVINLKGMSLSDDLSVPDKWRFPDVTIPAKGFILVWADNEPQEGQLHASFNLAAVQGEQIGIYEIMRGHPLVIDTLSFGPQKPDTSYGRMPDGGSEWLFMPTPTPKRANRSGMKR, encoded by the coding sequence GTGAAGGAAAGGATTTTCCAGATGGTTTTATTAAGTATCCTTGTGATTGCGGGCGGGTGCGGTGCGGAATCGGCGGCACCGGTAAAGGCGCCGCTTGCCGGTATTATCTTTATCAACGAGTTTATGGCATCAAACCGCAAAACAGTGGCGGATGAGGCGGGTGATTTTGACGACTGGGTGGAACTTTATAATGACGCTGACAGCGCGGTTCATCTGCGGGCAATGTACCTGACCGATGACCTTGGAGTGCCGATGAAATGGGCATTTCCTGACACCTTTATTCCGGCAAAGGGCTATCTGTTAATCTGGTGCGATGGCGAGTTCAAGGAGGGCAAGTTGCACACCTCTTTCAAACTGAACGCATCCGGCGAGCAGATTGGGCTTTACTGGACCGATGGCAATAGGCTGGGAATAGTTGACACCTTAACCTACCCTTTGCAGGCAAGGGACACATCCTTTGGCAGGCTACCTGATGGCGGTCAATGGACATTTATGACCGTTCCCACTCCAGGCGAGGCAAACAGTTCCGGCATCTCTGATTATCAAGGGGTTCTCTTTATCAATGAGTTTATGGCGTCAAATCAGACAACGATTGCTGACGAGGTGGGTGATTACGATGACTGGATTGAGATTTACAATGCGGGTGATTCAGTGATTAATCTCAAAGGGATGAGCCTGAGCGACGACCTTTCCGTACCAGACAAATGGAGGTTTCCTGATGTGACGATTCCGGCAAAGGGTTTTATCCTTGTCTGGGCGGACAACGAGCCTCAGGAGGGGCAGTTGCACGCCAGTTTCAATCTTGCTGCGGTTCAGGGCGAGCAGATTGGTATTTATGAAATTATGCGCGGGCATCCGTTGGTAATTGACACGCTCAGTTTTGGACCCCAGAAACCAGACACCTCCTACGGCAGAATGCCTGATGGCGGTTCAGAGTGGCTGTTTATGCCCACGCCAACACCGAAGCGGGCAAACCGGAGTGGAATGAAAAGATAA
- a CDS encoding porin, protein MPNQAFPRFSNLSIPNTLCLCLTLNLIGALPVFAKKGDAVGIGGYVHTQFLSDFRTGVYPRYSFILRRVRLKAEYSQPRFGGELEIGADELQLEIKDAFVYYRASPAFIFFAGRRKVGFSLEELTPANRLLLIERGLTNKMFGDYRYPGRDIGLAIEGELFTERLPVGYALGVYNGNRGRLARDDNNAKQFAERLTVRVLHGLVLGLNATQRNDSATGRLINAFGGDFSFKFGQAQINGEVIGGNSLPGDFMLGGYVQAGYQINGFEPCFRLEHIVPDWKGAVGSQTELTIGCNWHLDRQFQVKANILTGLGEAKRPGIKGLFQAQVSF, encoded by the coding sequence ATGCCGAATCAGGCATTTCCTCGTTTTTCCAATTTGTCAATTCCGAATACATTATGCCTCTGCCTTACTCTCAACCTGATAGGAGCGCTACCGGTTTTTGCCAAAAAGGGGGATGCGGTTGGAATCGGTGGTTATGTTCATACCCAGTTTCTCTCTGATTTCCGCACCGGAGTTTATCCAAGATACAGTTTTATTCTCAGGCGAGTAAGGCTCAAGGCTGAATACAGCCAGCCGCGGTTTGGTGGAGAACTGGAAATCGGTGCCGATGAGTTGCAGTTAGAGATAAAGGATGCGTTTGTCTATTACCGGGCTTCGCCCGCTTTTATTTTTTTTGCCGGCAGAAGAAAAGTAGGTTTCAGCCTTGAGGAGTTGACACCGGCAAACCGGCTCCTCTTGATTGAGCGCGGGCTGACAAACAAGATGTTTGGTGATTATCGTTATCCGGGCAGGGACATCGGGCTGGCGATTGAGGGCGAACTTTTTACCGAGCGTTTGCCGGTTGGATACGCGCTCGGGGTTTACAACGGTAATAGGGGCAGGCTGGCGCGTGATGACAACAATGCCAAGCAGTTTGCCGAGCGTCTGACAGTCAGGGTTTTGCACGGGCTGGTTTTGGGCTTGAACGCAACCCAGCGGAATGATTCGGCAACAGGCAGGCTAATTAATGCCTTTGGTGGCGATTTTTCCTTTAAGTTCGGTCAGGCGCAAATTAACGGTGAGGTCATTGGGGGCAATTCTCTTCCCGGGGATTTTATGCTCGGTGGCTATGTTCAAGCCGGGTATCAGATTAATGGGTTTGAGCCCTGTTTCAGACTGGAGCATATTGTGCCAGACTGGAAAGGTGCGGTTGGCTCCCAGACCGAATTGACCATAGGGTGCAACTGGCACCTTGACCGGCAGTTTCAGGTCAAGGCAAACATCTTGACCGGACTTGGCGAGGCAAAGAGGCCGGGTATCAAAGGGCTTTTTCAGGCTCAGGTGAGTTTTTAA